DNA from Polaribacter sp. NJDZ03:
ACAGAAATACCAACATTTAATTCGGTACCACCAAAATAAAACTCTACTTGGTTAGATTGAATAAATTTTTTGTTTCCTGAAGGTGAAATTCGCATTAAAACCTCTCCAAATGTAATTATCTGATTCATAATAAATGTGTTTAAAAGGTAAATATACCGTATAATAATCTATTAATGATCTATTTTATATTAAATTAAGTTTGTGGAATTATAAAGATGTAATAAAACGAATTGTCTGGTTGTTAAACATTTCTGGCTGTTCTACGTTTACCACATGACCACAATTTTCAATTACAAATAGTGATGCAGTAACATGTTTAGAAACAATGTTTTTTATGGAAGGTAAAAACAAATGATCTTCGGCACCCATAACGTACAATGTAGGAATTTGAATGTCTTTTGTTCTAAAAAAACGAAGTAAAGGATTGATTTCTGATGTTAATTTAAACCAGCGTAAAAATTCTTTTTGATATAATTTCTTCGCTTCGTTTACAAACAGCAATCTAGATTTTTTATGATTTTTCTTTGGCATAATAATAAATGCAAAGAGTTTGTATAGCATCATATATGGCACTACAGATTTAAAGATATTACCAACTTTCATTAAAACCTGAGAGCGGAAATTCATTTTTATAATGGCACCTCCCATAATCATGCTTTTTACCATTTCTGGTCTTTTTTCGGCAAGATTTCTTATTAAGATGGTACCTAAAGAAATACCAATAAAATGAGATTTTTCAATTTTTAAGTGATCAATTACTTCTACAATATCGGCCGTAATAGAATCAAAAGTATATTTTGCTTTAAAAGTATCTTTTAGTGTAGGTTTGCTATCTCCATGACCACGCAAGTCTAAAATTAAAACATTAAACTGTTTTCTAAAATCTCGTACTTGTTTAAACCAAATAGAACTACTGCCTCCTGCTCCATGAACAAAAGTAACCCATTCTTTAGAGGTTGTATGTGGATATGAATAGTAGTTTAGCAAATATTTATTTTTGATAGCTATTAAAATGGAAGTGCTAAAATAAGACTTTTAATTTTGATGAAGTTTTTAGTTGTTTTTTTAACCCTTTTATTATTTATAATAAATTTAAAATAGCCTTTCTTAAAAGAAATTTGTTTCCTGTTTTTTCTATTTTTTGTAATTTGCCTAAATGGAAAAAGAAACAACTTCAAACAGAAAAAAAAATAAACTTAATTATGACCAAGAATTAAAAATATTGCACACAGAATTGGTGCACATGCAAGAGTGGGTTAAAAACCAAGGATTAAAAGTAGTTATCCTTTTTGAAGGAAGAGATGCATCTGGAAAAGGTGGAACTATAAAACGTTTTACAGAGCCTTTAAACCCTAGAATTTGCAAAGTGGTAGCTTTAGGTGTTCCTACCGAAAAAGAAAAATCTCAATGGTATTTTCAACGTTACGTGCAATATTTACCTGCCGCAGGAGAAATTGTGTTGTTTGATAGAAGTTGGTACAACAGAGCAGGCGTAGAAAAAGTAATGGGCTTTTGTACAGAAGAAGAATACGATGAGTTTTTACGTTCTTGCCCAGAGTTTGAACGTATGTTGGTAAGATCTGGCATTATTGTTTTAAAATATTGGTTTTCTGTTAGTGATGAAGAGCAAGAAAGACGTTTTAAAAACCGTATTTCTAATCCTTTAAAACGTTGGAAATTTAGTCCGATGGATTTACAATCTCGCTCACGTTGGTTAGAATATTCTAAAGCAAAAGATCAAATGTTTGCACATACAGACACCAAACAAGTGCCGTGGTTTGTAGTAAATTCAGAAAATAAAAAGAAGGCGAGGTTAAATTGCATTAGCCACATGTTAAGTAAAATTCCTTATAAACAGATGGATATTAAACCAATTGAGCTTCCGCCATTACCAGATGGTAAAGCGTATGTAAGACCACCAATGGATTACCAAACCTTTGTGCCAGAAAAGTTTTAGTTTCTAAAAATAAAAAAAGGCGAACATTTCTGTTCGCCTTCTTAATTTCCCCAATTTTAAAAATTATTCTACTATTAAAGTATATTGTGGTGTTGGGTTTAAAGGACAGAAATAAACATATTCTCCTTTTTTAAGAACTACCTCTTTAGAATTCCCTTTAGTATTGTTTTCTACTTGTGCAGTAACATACGCGTTTTTAATGTGCGCTTTTACATCTGCTTTTGGTGCTAAAACAAAACCTACATTGTGCCCTACGTTGTTGTTTGCTATTTCAAAAATATAAGTTCCTTCAGATAAAGTAATTTGTTTCTGAGTAAACTCACCATTTGTTTGTTCTAAAGAAACTGTTTTTACATCTTGTGCATTTGTATTAAATGCGAAACCTAAAACTACTACTAAAATTGCGATTACTTTTTTCATGATTGTTGTGTATTACTAATTATTAAAAATTGATTATTATTCTTATTTACTTTTATTTATAATGCTTGTGCTACAGGAAAATCTACTGCAACATCTGTTGTTTTGTGAAAATAGTTGGTAATTGTAATTTCTCCTATTAAGATAATTGCATCTGCCAAGTTTCCTTTTGTATATCCTGCTGCATATAAGTTTTCTACAGATTCTGCTGTTGCAGCGCCTCTGTTTTCTGCTACACTTTTAGAAAAATTAGCTAAAGCATTTAACTTTGCATCAAAAGAAGCTTTACCTGCTCTTAATTCTAAGATTTGAGCTTCTGTAAAACCATTCATTTTACCAATTGCAGTGTGTGCAGATAAACAATAAACACATTGGTTTACTTGACTTACCGCTAAGTTAATTACTTCTTTTTCTTTAGCAGAAAAACTTGTTTTTCCTTGTCCTATTGCTAAAAAGTTACCTAATGCTGTTTCACTGTGTGCAAATGCAGCGTATAAGTTAGGTACAAAACCTAATCCTTTTTCTAATTGACCAAAGATTGCTTTGTTATTTTCTGATACTTCGTTTTTTGTTGGTACGTTAAATGTGCTCATAATTTTATTTTTTATATTATTAATGTTTTGTTCTTCTTTTATATTATGCTTTGCATTTGCAAAGTTGTTGTGCTGTGTTTTGATCGTCGTATGTTTGGTAACCCCAACAGTTAGGACATTGTGTGTTTTCTATTGTTTTCATATTATTGTTGTTAGTTTTCCATTTTTATAGGAATGACACTTTTTTGTTTTTTTGAAATGCTTTCAAAAAGCGTTTCTAATAGTTGGCTCTGCAAAAATGCAACCGATAAGGACTTCAAAAATTGGACAAAAGTTCCTTTGATTAGGACTCCTTAAAAAGTTGCCTTTTTTTTTTAATGATTGCAGCGTTTATTTTAGTCTGTCTATTTTAGCTCTTAAGTTACTCTCTGTAATTAAACCTGTATGTCTGTCTGCAGGTGCTCCGTTTTTAAAGAAAATTAAGGTTGGTATGTTTCTTACATTAAATTGTGCTGCAAATTCTGGATATTCATCAACATTTACTTTTTTAATGGTTACATCGTCTTTTAATTCGTCTGCTAATTTGTTTATAGTTGGTAATAATGTCTGACAAGGTCCACACCAATCTGCATAAAAATCTAATAATACGTTACTGTTATTTTCTATAACATTCGTAAAGTTTGTTTGTTCTAATTGAATTTCCATTTTTTCTTATTTTTAGTTGCTGCTAACGCAGGATAAATTATTTGTTGTTGTGTTGTTATTGTTACACACTGCAAAGATGCAACCCAAATGAAGGTTTAAAAATGGACAGAAGTTCTTACTGTTAGGACAGCGTAAAATAGTTGGCAAAAATGCACGCGTGAAGGATAGAGCAATTTGTTTGAGCTCTTTTTAAGTTTGATAAAACTTTAAAAAGCGAGTTGCGAAAGCCTGACCTGATAAGGGCACTCCCAAAAAAATAAACCACAAACTTGTCTTTTCGACTTTTGGAGAAGTCTCATGGTTGTTGTGTATTGAAAGTTTCGTTTTAAGTGTACGGCTATTTTTCTAAAGAAAATTGTAGTTCACAAAAATGCAACTACTTTTTATTAAGGACTAATATAGCAATTTTTAATACACGGTGTTGTGCCCTGTTATTTTATTCTATAGATTGTTTTATTTTTTTCTCCTATTTTTTCAAATAAATTTAACTCTGTACCTTTTTTTAAATCTCGACTTGCGGTTGCAGAAGAAATGTCTTTAAATATATCCATATAATTTTTTCTAGTAAACTGAATTTTATTTAAAGAAACAAAATATTCTAATCTGTCTTTTTCGTTTAATGTTCGATTATTAAAATTTAATAATTCACTTATTGAAATATCAATTACTCCTAACATATATTCAATAAACTTTGTTGATTTTCCAGATTTATCACTTTCAGCTAAAGCTTTATAATATTTTTCTTGATCGTTACTAATTAAAGTTTCAAAAGGCAAAAACTCAAATATTGGATATTTTTCCATT
Protein-coding regions in this window:
- a CDS encoding alpha/beta fold hydrolase, with the translated sequence MLNYYSYPHTTSKEWVTFVHGAGGSSSIWFKQVRDFRKQFNVLILDLRGHGDSKPTLKDTFKAKYTFDSITADIVEVIDHLKIEKSHFIGISLGTILIRNLAEKRPEMVKSMIMGGAIIKMNFRSQVLMKVGNIFKSVVPYMMLYKLFAFIIMPKKNHKKSRLLFVNEAKKLYQKEFLRWFKLTSEINPLLRFFRTKDIQIPTLYVMGAEDHLFLPSIKNIVSKHVTASLFVIENCGHVVNVEQPEMFNNQTIRFITSL
- the ppk2 gene encoding polyphosphate kinase 2: MEKETTSNRKKNKLNYDQELKILHTELVHMQEWVKNQGLKVVILFEGRDASGKGGTIKRFTEPLNPRICKVVALGVPTEKEKSQWYFQRYVQYLPAAGEIVLFDRSWYNRAGVEKVMGFCTEEEYDEFLRSCPEFERMLVRSGIIVLKYWFSVSDEEQERRFKNRISNPLKRWKFSPMDLQSRSRWLEYSKAKDQMFAHTDTKQVPWFVVNSENKKKARLNCISHMLSKIPYKQMDIKPIELPPLPDGKAYVRPPMDYQTFVPEKF
- a CDS encoding cupredoxin domain-containing protein, with the translated sequence MKKVIAILVVVLGFAFNTNAQDVKTVSLEQTNGEFTQKQITLSEGTYIFEIANNNVGHNVGFVLAPKADVKAHIKNAYVTAQVENNTKGNSKEVVLKKGEYVYFCPLNPTPQYTLIVE
- a CDS encoding carboxymuconolactone decarboxylase family protein, whose translation is MSTFNVPTKNEVSENNKAIFGQLEKGLGFVPNLYAAFAHSETALGNFLAIGQGKTSFSAKEKEVINLAVSQVNQCVYCLSAHTAIGKMNGFTEAQILELRAGKASFDAKLNALANFSKSVAENRGAATAESVENLYAAGYTKGNLADAIILIGEITITNYFHKTTDVAVDFPVAQAL
- the trxA gene encoding thioredoxin encodes the protein MEIQLEQTNFTNVIENNSNVLLDFYADWCGPCQTLLPTINKLADELKDDVTIKKVNVDEYPEFAAQFNVRNIPTLIFFKNGAPADRHTGLITESNLRAKIDRLK